The sequence below is a genomic window from Planktothrix sp. FACHB-1365.
AGTAGATTGAAAGGACATTAATACTTGTTATCCCTTTTGCTCCCTCTCTCTCCCTCAACCCATTGTCCGAATCCCAAAACCTGCAAAATAGAACTTATGGCGTAGAATTTTCCCAAACGTTGAACTGCTGCGGGATCAAGCGTCCATACAAACCACAAAAGTGCCAAGTGCCAAGAAGTAAAAAAGGAGTAATTACAATATGGCAACTTTAACGATTCGTTTACCTGATGACAAATACTTCCGCCTGAAAGCTTTAGCTCAATCTCACGGTATCAGTATCAATAAGCTTATGGAAGAATTATCTAAAATTTCGGTTTGAAGACTCTCGTTACAGCACAGCTTAACGGTGAGATGAAAAACCGAGTAATATAACCAGCGTAGCACGATAGAGAAAGACTTAACACAAAGCAGAAAACTTGTGCTAGGATTAAATTTAGGTCGATAGTTGTGACATAAGATGCTCGTTCTAGAATTTAAAATCAGAGCTAAAACTGAACAATATAAGGCAATAGATGAAGCAATTAGAACTGCTCAATTCATTCAAAACAAATGTCTTCGTTTCTGGATGGATAACAAAGGAGTAGGACGTTATGACCTAAATAAGTATTGCCGAGTATTAGCTCATGAGTTTAAATTTGCGAGCGAGTTAAATTCTCAAGCCAGACAGTCAAGCGCAGAGAGAGCATGGTCAGCTATCGCCCGATTTTACGATAACTGTAAGCGAAAAGTTCCAGGTAAGAAAGGATTTCCACGCTTTAAAAAGAATTGCCGTTCAGTTGAATACAAAACAACTGGATGGAATTTAGATCTAAAGACCCGTAAAGCAATTACCTTTACTGATAAAAAAGGAATTGGGCGGTTACGGTTAGTGGGAAGTTATGATTTGCACTTCTATCAACCCGAACAGATTAAGCGAGTTCGGTTAGTTAGACGTGCAGACGGATACTACTGCCAATTCATTCTTGCAGTTGACGTTCAAATCAAGACAGAACCGACCAATAAAACAATCGGTTTAGATGTGGGGTTATCTGCTTTTTACACTGACGACCAGGGTAATAAAGTAGATAACCCCAAATTCTTGAGAAAAGGAGAAAAGAAACTCAAGCGGTTACAGAGACGACTTTCTAAAAAACAGAAAGGGTCTAATAACCGTAAAAAAGCAAGACAGCGATTAGCTAAATTTCATCTTAAAATAAGTCGGCAACGAAAAGAGTTCAGCAAACGAGTTGCATACTCCGTCATCCACTCTAACGATGTGGTAGCCTACGAAGATTTAAGAATTAAAAATTTAGTAAAGAATCACTGTCTAGCTAAGTCGATTAATGATGCAGCTTGGTATCAATTTAGGGTTTGGTTAGAGTATTTTGGGAGAAAGTATGGAAAAGCAACAATTGCTGTTCCCCCTCAATACACCAGTCAAAATTGTTCAAGTTGCGGAAAAACAGTCAAAAAATCCCTATCAACTCGAACCCATATTTGTAGTTGTGGATGTCAGTTGGACAGGGATGAGAATGCTGCTCGGAACATTTTAAGAATTGGATTAAGTACCGCAGGACATACGGGAACTTTCGGTCTAGAACCGATAAGCGCTTTGGGAGAATTGACCTCTACTTTAATAGAATCCGTTCTATCAGGGCAAGTCGATTCGCTGAACAAAGAATCGAACGTCACATCGCTTGGCGATGTGACGGTGAGAGTGTCAACAACGTTGGCGATCGCTGAGTTTGATGCTCAGACACGATTTCAAGCTTTGGCAATGCAGGGCGATGTGGCACAGGGTTTAGAAGTTTTGGATCGCTTAGATGCCTTAAATCAGTAGAGAGTCTCGATTGACTGAAATTTTAAAGAATTTGAAGACTTCACAGATTTGTTGAGCCAGCTATTAAGTTGCAACCGAAAAAAATAAATCAACCCATTGGCTGATTTACAAATTAGAACAACATGACCGAAAGTTAGATCCTTTTTCCTTTTAAAAGCCAATAGACTAAACAGGAGACGAACTAACTTTTATCAGTTCAACACAGAACTTGGGTCAATGATTGGTAAACAAATCATCGGTAAAAACTTCACCAAACTGCTCAATTACCTCTTTTCTAAAGAAGGTGCTTCTTTAATTGGAAGCAATATGATGGGAAAAACACCGCAGGAATTAGCTGTGGAGTTTCGCTCTTTTCTTTATTTGAACAATCGAGTGCAAAAACCCGTTTATCATGCTGCTTTAAGTGTTCCCCAGAGTGAAGCTTTATCCGATGCTCAATGGCTTGATATTGGTTTAGATTACCTTAAAGGAATGGGATTTGATCAAAATCAATTTGCAATCTTTCGCCATACAGATTGTGATCATGATCATATTCATATTGCCGCAAGTCGGATTAAATTAAATAGTAAAGGAACTTGCGTCTCGGATAGTTGGAACTATCGACGCAGCGAGAAATTAATTGAACAATTAGAAGAAAAATATGGGTTAACACCCACTGTCCGCAGTTGGGAAAAAGAACGTCGTTCTCCCACCACAGGCGAATGTAGACAATTAGCTAGAACTGGAGAAACTAGCATACGCGAACAACTACAAACCGTTCTTGATCAAGCTACAATTGATCAACCTGAAATGATGGTTTTGGTTGACCGACTGACACAGCAAGGAATTAGCGTTAGAATTAAACCAACACCTACAAAAGAATTAGGAATTAGTTATAAGTTGGGTGATGTTGCTTTTAGTGGCACTCATTTAGGGAAAGCTTACACCTTCAAAGGACTTCAAAAATATCGAGGAGTTAGCTATTATTCTAATTTAGATTCAGAAGAAATTGAAGAACTTTTTAGGGGTTCTGATAATAGCCAAGATTCTCAATATGTTGACTTAAAAGATACCGGTTTTAATGACTTATTTAATCCAAAAACTAATCCAGATAATTTAGCTCTATCCAATTGGACTGATGAGAATCCAGTTAATCAAGCTGTAGAGTATCTCGACAATAATAACTTTAACTTAATAAAATCAGACTCTATCGATGATCCTTCAATTCAACCTCCTGAAACAATTCAACCTCCTGAAATAATTCAACCTAATGAAACTTTAGAAAATCAGCAGCAGAATTTAACATCATCTTGGCAACTTTTACGAGAAAGATTCATAGAAAATACCAGTTTACCTTCTGAATTGATAGATTTGTTACACCACAAGGGATGGATTAATGCAGATGAACACAACCGTGCTGTATTTACCCTCCGCACATTGGCTGGAGAGGACACGGGAACTTGTACTTTAGAGTCTAATGGAAAATTTTCCATTAACTCTGATGTGAAAATGCCGTTGGCCAAGACTGAGGATGACGAAACAGGCATTTTCTGGATAGCGACTCAACATAATATTGAACGAGTTATTATTACCAGTGATCCGATAGAAACCTTATCAGCGATCGCTTTAAACCCTGATTTTAATATTAGACCAACGCTATACTTAAGCCTGGATGGTATATCTTCATTACCCACAGATTTTTTAATAGATATTCCCACTATAGTCATTGGCTTGAAAGGGGATAAATTTGGAGAAAAACTCTCTCAAGAAATTATTGAGGCTTTACCCCAAGCTCAACGAATTAATCCAGGTATTGAAGGCTGGAACCAAATTTTAATCAATTCAGACCAAGAAATAGAAAAATTATTACCTGAAATCGATCAAACTCAGAATCTAGTACAGCAAGAATTAGAGCAATGGACTCAAGGTATTAACTTAAACTAATAAAATATAAACTATTTTGAATTTTAATAAAGTTTTTCTATTTTAGGATTATTTTTTTATTTTAAACTGAGTTTAGAATAAAGGGATATCTCAGAGGAGATAATCAAAAATCTTCTTTTAGATAGAGTACATTAAAAACATATTTTTATCTAAAAATATTATTGTAAAACCTTAAAAAATAGCAAAAGTTCTCATTGATGCCAGAAATTGTGTCCGCTTTCAAAGATTTATAGTATATTGGTAAAAAGAATTCACTATTTGTCAAAGCTTATGGCCAGTTCTACTAGGGTTTCATCTGAACTTAATGTCATTCTTGACCTATTCAAGGCATCAACCGGGAAGTCTAACTCACGACCGTTCGGTAGTTGTATGGTCAATCGGCTGGGTCGATTCTGTGATCAAAACAAAACCGTGTAACTGCTACAACAACTACACGGCCAGTTTTTAACTATTTTCAGAAAAAAACCCAACCTAAAACCTAATCTCTAACAAGCTGTATTAGTTTTGTAGGCTTTTCCAGCAAGTTAACCGAAGGCAAAGGTTTGGGACGTTCATCACCCAAGAAGGGTGCATTAAAAAACCTTAATTATGATTATATACCCTAACACCCCTCAACCGCAACAAAACTCCACAAAAAATTATCCCTGTCCAATTCATCAACGGGATAAAGCACTCATCTCCCTCAATACAACAACCGGAGGTGAAGGCTAATGGCTAAAGGTTATTACGTCAATCGCCTTAATCCCTGTCCCGTCTGTGGAAAAGATCACGGATGCCAGATTTTGTCCGATGTCGCTGTCCTCTGTCTGCGAACCGATAAAAATAATGTTCCCTCTGGCTGGGTTTGGAAAAAGGAACTCAAAGGCGGCATGGGTTCCCTGGTCGTCGCTTCTACCTCCCAAACCGAACAAGAGCGCCAACAACAACGAGAACAATGGAAACAGCAACGAGAAGAACGGAAACAACAGAAGAGAAAGCGCCAAGCAACCGCTTTAACCGATGAACAACGAGACAAAGAAGCTCGAAAACTCCTCAAACAACTGGGATTAAGTACCCGTCACCGTCAATCTTTACTCAATCGCGGGTTAACAGATGCGGATATTGAAGCAATTGGCTTTAAATCGGTCGAACGCTATCAACATTTAATGATTCCTGTTAATCCTAATTTTCCAGGTATCAGTGTCGATGGACTAACCTTACAAATTAAAAATGATGGATTTCTCATTCCTTTATTCAGTTTTAGTGGATTAATTATTGGGTTTCAACTCGCATCTGATAATCGGGAGGAGGGGAAATATAAGCACCTGATTCAGCCTCACCTAAAAAACGGAGAACTGCCGTTACAATTCTATCCAAGCTGTTCCCAAAATTTAGACATTATTGAAGGAACTCTAAAACCCTTAATTGCTTCACAGCGACATCACTTAACCGTAGTCGGTGCGGGGGGAGTAAATTGGCATCATTCCCCTGAACAATTGAAAACCATTTTTGAAGAAATTCAGCCAGACAAAATCATCTTAAATCCTGATACTGCTTCTCTCCTCAATCCCCAAGTTTTGAGGCAATATCGAGAACTTAATCAGTTTATCAAACGATTAGGATATACCCTTGAAATTAGAGATTGGGGTCAAGGAAACCAACCTAAATCTCAAGGGTTAGATATTGATGAAATTGATATTCACACCTTTAATCAAGCTACCCTTGTTTCCTTTGAAACTTGGGCCGGAATTCCCGAACCTGATTCTCATTCTTTAACTCTTTCTCAAACAGAATGGTTTGAACAGTTCAAGCTTCCACAACTGCAACAGGAATTATCTCAAACCCTAAAACAGTTTTATAGCCACCATCTCCGTAAGCGTAAAAAACATAATCAAACTACAGAATTTGCAGCTAGTTCAATTCTAAAAGCTACCCCCACTCCAACTCCTCCATCAACGGCAATTGTTCTTTGGAAACCTCAGCTTCTAACTTCTGTACCTTATATCCCAGGACAACTCCCAATGGTTGAGGAATGGCAACAATTAGGACATCCTCAATTTATTATTCAACAAGGAGAACGATTAACTTTTTATCAAGAAGCCTATGAAAGAGGATATAAGTATCTTAAAGATTCAACTCCTGCTGGACATGGTAAGTCTCACGATGCTGGATTAATTAACTTAGAAACCTTTGGAATTGAACCTCATCAAACTGAGAATAAAACTCGCATTTTCTACTTATCTCCTGACCATCGAAACCCCACCAATGCCACCATTGAAGCCAATTATATTGACCTCGAATCGCGCCATAATGGTTTAGTTTATGATTTCAGTCGCCGTACTCCATTAGGCAAGCCTTACATCATTCGAGCTACAAGTTTAGATCAAAAAAATGGAGCCGTTAATATTCCTTCTAATTGCCCTGAAAATGACACGTTTTTAACGGTTTCTGAACTTGGATTACCTGTTTTTGGGGGGAAAGATTCACCGATTTGCCAATCTTGCCCACTACTCAGTCAGGGCTGTCCTTTTCTACTCAATCGTAGGGATACTTTAAGCTATGAACCTTTAATTCGAGCCGATATTAATTCGATTCCGACTCCTTCAAAAGATGATATTTTAATTATTGAAGAATCCGATAAAAATATCAAGAACGCTCATCAAATTACTATTAAAGTTGATGAGATTATCAAAACAGCAGCTAAATTGCAACTTCGAGAAGATGAACGCATTTTCAAGGCATTACGCCCCCTTTTAATAGCAGTTTATCAAGCGTTAGAAGAAGTTGATCAAGAAAAATATAAATGGGGTATTTATCATCATCAAGTGATGGAATTAATGCCATCTATTGATGAGCTAAACCAAACAATCTGGGAACTTTATGCAGATGATTGGTTGAAAGCAGATAATGTTTGGGGTACTCCCATCTGGGATTATGAAATCATTGATGGTGAAGTTACTGCAATTAAAATTAGCGGAACAAATTGGATTGCACCTTCTCTCAATGATTTGAAGAAAGAATGTTATAAAATGTTTGAAAATTATGAAAAATACCTTAATTCTCTGGAAACCCCTCAACAAAAACAAGCAGCAATTAAAGCAAATATTATTCCAGCTTGGTTGCCTATTTTAATTGATTGTATAACGGGAAATAAAAGAATTAATTTAAGGATTAATAATGGTAAATTAATGATAACTAAATTGGCTAAACGCCATCGCAATATTATTAAAAATGCAGGTTTTTCGATTGCGTTAGATGCGACTCAATCTAAAGAAGATTACGCCTTCAGTTTAGGGATTAATCCGAATGAAATTTTAGAAGTAAGAGAAGTTCAACGTTGCACACCCAACTTACATATTCATCTAATTAAAGGCTTAGGAAATTGCGGGAAGCAGCGACGAGAAACCCAACAGCGACGGATCAGAATTGGTATTGAAGCGATCGCAAAAATTCACAAAGAACAAGGTCACAATATCGGATTAATTGACCATAAATCCGCCATCGAGCATTATCAAGACTTAGTGGATGATTTGAAATTGGGGTACTGGCATCGGGATACCAGGGGTTCAAACCAGTTCCTCAATACTCAAAGCCTGATTAGTATTGGTAGACCTGTCCCTAATTTAGGGGGAATTGGGGCTGAATATCACATTTTAGGAGGATGGGTTAACTGTCCTGAAAAATTAATCGGGCAATATGGCAAATGGGTCAACCGCAAAATCACCTCAGAACTTATTCAAGACGTTAGCCGACTTCGCGCCCACCTGCGCCCCAAGGAACAGCTTCACAGTTACTTAGTTGCAGACTTCGATAACCATACCATCAGTCAAATTCGGTTAGCCTTCCCCGGCGCAACCGTCACCGTTGAGAAGATTGATGATTATGCCCCTCAAGCGGCTTCTAAAGGTGCTCAAACCGAACGGTGGATTATTGAAGCGCTCTGGCATTCCATTCAAAGCGGCACCGTCGCCACTATCGACGAAATCGCCTCCTTACTCGGAATTACTAAAAGTGGGATCACCAAGAATCTGAAAGACCGATTGGGTATAGGATTCAGGCTCCTGAAAAAAAGTTTACTTCTGTTATTAGAAGGTATTAATAGCAAAAGTCAACTTTCTGATCTGCCCGATGATGCCCGATGGATTGCTGAAACTTATCTCCCCCTCGTTGTCCAATCTCTCGAAAGTGGAGAAATTACACCATCGGATGTGGTTGTTGAAGTTGTCACTTGGGCGCAAAGTTATGGCCGAAGGACATTCCGGCGTATTTTAGCGATGGCTTCTGTCCCAACCCTTTGTAAGTTATTGGGTGCTGTGATGTGTCTGTTGCCCAATCCCATCAAAACTGAAATTCAGAACTATCTTTACAGTCACGCCTTTATAGAAACGCGGCTAGGTGAAGCTATACCGTAAGGTTTGTGCCGCGTCTGTATTCAGTTACTAAACACTATTAATTGTTGACTGTAAAAAATGGGTTTTGACCTAGGCAGCAAACGCTGCATAAGATTAAGAATTTGCCGATTCAATTGATTGATTTTTCAACTAATACAAGGTTTTAATATGAGTGAATCAAAACGAAAAAGCTGTATTAAATTTTTACAGACTATCGGGTTTAATCTGGGTTCTAAAATTTGGATTCGAGCTTCATGGAATTATCCAGATATTCTTGCACCCTATCGTTGGAAAACTTATCTACGAGGAGACAGAAAATTTTATTGCCAATATATTTTCTGTGGTGAGGTCACTAATTTTGGATTCAGTTTAACTCGATGCTGTTACGGTGGAAGAGATCAAAAAGGAAATACAATCTGGCAACCCACAACTAAAATTTATGAAGATGGATTTAAACTAGCACAAAATTTGTCTAAAATTGGAGCTACAGTTTGTTTTTACCCAAATCAACCCACCGTTGGGATTAGTAATGCTCATGTCATTAACTGTCACTCCATTTTTTATGAGATTGATAATTTATCAGTTTTTTATCAACAACAAGCCATTGAAAATCTTAAGCAAAAAACGGGTTTAACTCCCTCAGCAGTCGTCTACACAGGCGGAAAATCGCTCCATGTTTATTTTAGAGCGAGTGAACCTTTAACTCCGAAACAATGGTTACTATTAAACCGCAAATTAACGATTATTCAAGCTTCAGATCCAGCAATTTGTAATTTAGCACGAGCAATGAGATTACCCGGATTATATCGCTGTAAAGTGGTTAATGGAACGTTAAGTTCTCCAGTTCCTATTACGCTTGAGCAATGTTTGGGTACTCAATATAGCCCTAAGTTAATCAATAAGTTGCTAAATTCTACTGGTTTATTCCCTTACGGTTTAGAAGAACCACGATGGCGAAAATGGGTTCAATTCTTCCACAAGCAGCAAGCAGGAGATCCGGTAAATCCAGAGGAGGTGCTTAAGAATAAAATTGAGAATAAATCAGTTATTGATTCTAGGGTTAATAGATGCAAATACACCCGCATAAAAGCTTCTTATAAAAGCATAAGTAAAACTCCAAAACTTCTAAAATTAGGCACTCAATTATCAATTCCTCTCTTGATCTGT
It includes:
- a CDS encoding relaxase/mobilization nuclease domain-containing protein, with the translated sequence MIGKQIIGKNFTKLLNYLFSKEGASLIGSNMMGKTPQELAVEFRSFLYLNNRVQKPVYHAALSVPQSEALSDAQWLDIGLDYLKGMGFDQNQFAIFRHTDCDHDHIHIAASRIKLNSKGTCVSDSWNYRRSEKLIEQLEEKYGLTPTVRSWEKERRSPTTGECRQLARTGETSIREQLQTVLDQATIDQPEMMVLVDRLTQQGISVRIKPTPTKELGISYKLGDVAFSGTHLGKAYTFKGLQKYRGVSYYSNLDSEEIEELFRGSDNSQDSQYVDLKDTGFNDLFNPKTNPDNLALSNWTDENPVNQAVEYLDNNNFNLIKSDSIDDPSIQPPETIQPPEIIQPNETLENQQQNLTSSWQLLRERFIENTSLPSELIDLLHHKGWINADEHNRAVFTLRTLAGEDTGTCTLESNGKFSINSDVKMPLAKTEDDETGIFWIATQHNIERVIITSDPIETLSAIALNPDFNIRPTLYLSLDGISSLPTDFLIDIPTIVIGLKGDKFGEKLSQEIIEALPQAQRINPGIEGWNQILINSDQEIEKLLPEIDQTQNLVQQELEQWTQGINLN
- a CDS encoding transposase, encoding MLVLEFKIRAKTEQYKAIDEAIRTAQFIQNKCLRFWMDNKGVGRYDLNKYCRVLAHEFKFASELNSQARQSSAERAWSAIARFYDNCKRKVPGKKGFPRFKKNCRSVEYKTTGWNLDLKTRKAITFTDKKGIGRLRLVGSYDLHFYQPEQIKRVRLVRRADGYYCQFILAVDVQIKTEPTNKTIGLDVGLSAFYTDDQGNKVDNPKFLRKGEKKLKRLQRRLSKKQKGSNNRKKARQRLAKFHLKISRQRKEFSKRVAYSVIHSNDVVAYEDLRIKNLVKNHCLAKSINDAAWYQFRVWLEYFGRKYGKATIAVPPQYTSQNCSSCGKTVKKSLSTRTHICSCGCQLDRDENAARNILRIGLSTAGHTGTFGLEPISALGELTSTLIESVLSGQVDSLNKESNVTSLGDVTVRVSTTLAIAEFDAQTRFQALAMQGDVAQGLEVLDRLDALNQ